AGCGTCGCGGACGAACTGCACCCGCACGCCGGCACGCCAACCGTGATCTTCGGGCACAGCATGGGCGCGGCGCTCGGCTTCGAGGTCGCCCGCCGCCTCACCACGCCGGGCGAACAGCACGCCATGCGCCACCTCGTGGTCTCGGGATGCGCCGCCCCGCACCGTCTGCGCCCCTTCCCGGGGCAGGAAGGAGCCCACCTGCTGGACGACGAACGGCTCGTGGCCATGCTCGGATCCCTGGGTGCCGGCGGCACGCACCTGCTGGACGACCCGGACCTGCGCGAGGTCCTGCTGCCGCCGGTCCGCAACGACTACCGGCTCGTCCAGTCCTACACCGGACGCCGTGACCCGGCCCTGCCGATCGGCATCACCGCCTTCGCGGGGCGTCAGGACGCCGCCGTGAGCATCGACGAGCTGGACGCCTGGGCCGAGGTGACCGACGGCCGCTGCACCGTCCGCTCCTTCCCCGGCGGCCACTTCTACCTGACGGAACGCCGGGACGAGGTCCTCGGTGCCCTCAACGACGTGCTGGACGGCCTGGGCTGACGCCCCACCCCCGGCCACCACACCGACCACCACGGAAGACGAGGACATGTACACGCCTATCGACTTGTCCGATCCCCTCCTCTACCGGGACGCCGACCCGGAGCCGATCTGGGCGCGGCTGCGTGCCGAGCACCCCGTGTACCGCAACCGGCGGCAGAACGGCGAGTACTTCTGGGCGGTGATGACCCACCGCTTCTGCACCGAGATGCTCACCGATCCGGACGTGTTCGGCTCGGCGAACGGAATGCGACTGGACTCCGATCCGCGGGTCCTGGCCGCCGCCACCGGGAAGATGCTCAACGTCACCGATCCGCCCCGGCACGACAAGATCCGCAAGGTCGTCAGTTCCGCTTTCACCCCGAGAACGGTCGACCGGCTCGAAAGCAACATGCGCAAGACCGCGGCCCGGGCGATCGACGGGGCGATCACCGAGGGCGGGTGCGAATTCACGCGGGTCGCCCAGCAGCTTCCGGTCTCCGTCATCTGCGACATGCTCGGGGTCCCGCCCCATGACTGGGACTTCATGGTCGAGCGCACGCGTTTCGCATGGAGTTCCACGGCACTCGACGAAGCGGACGAGGCCAGGAAGGTACAGGCCCACACGGAGATCCTCTGTTACTTCCAGGACCTGGCCGAGCTGAGGAGGAGGGACCCGCAGGACGACCTCATGAGCGCGCTGGTCCACGGGGAGATCGACGGCGTACCGCTGACCGACCAGGAGATCTTCTACAACTGCGACGCCCTCGTCTCCGGCGGCAACGAGACGACGAGGCACGCCACCGTGGGCGGCCTGCTGGCCCTGATCGAGAACCCGGACCAGTGGCACAGGCTGCGCGTGGACCCGGCGGTGATGCCGTCGGCGATCCAGGAGGTCGTGCGGTACACGTCGCCGGTCATGCACGCCCTGCGCACGGCCAGGGTCGATGTCGAACTCGGCGGGCAGCGCATTCGCGCCGGTGACCACGTCGTGGCGTGGCTGCCGTCGGCGAACCGCGATGACGAGGTGTTCACCGAGCCGGAACGCTTCCTCGTCGACCGATCGCCCAATCGCCACCTGAGCTTCCTCCAGGGAAACCACTACTGCATCGGCTCGGCACTCGCCAAGCTCGAACTCACCGTGATGTTCGACGAACTCGTGCGGCGCGTCGAGGCCGCCGAGAAGGCCGGCCCCGTACGCCGGCTGCGCTCGAACCTGCTGTGGGGCTTCGATTCACTGCCGGTGAAATTCACCCCGCGATCCTGAACGAGAACCAGGACATCCCCGAACCAGAGGTGATTGCGATGAGCACAGCTCGACCCGTGGCGCGGTCCGGTCTCTCCCCGGACGCCGTCCGCACGGTGGAACGTCATGAGGAGCGCTACGGCACCCGCTTCCAGCAGCTGATCCACTTCGACCGGCGGGCACTGGGCTCCTTGCACGCCCCGGGCACGTTGCCGGACACCGTGCGCGTCGCGTCCGGCACCCGCCCTGACGTGATCGACCGCATGGCCACGGTCACTTCCGTGGCCAACCTGCCCGAACCGCGGCACGCCGACCGCGACCGCTACCTCCGGGCCCTCCTCGACATCTACGCCATGCTCCCGGTCCAGGCGGCCGACGCCGCGTCCCTTCCGGGGGCGGCCGTGCTGGCACCCGAACGCGAGGGACGCATCCTGGCGGAACTGCTCGGCGTCATACCGCACGACCGGTGCTGGACGCCGCAGGCCAAGCGCATGCCCGCAGAAGGCGGCCTCCTCGTCGGTGTGGACGGACGACTGCCCGCCGCGGCCGACCGCCTGGTCATCGTCGACGGCGTCGTGGCGAGCGGGGTGACCCTGATGGCGATGATGCGGCTGGCGGCGGCTCCCGGAGCGGTGATCGACGTCTTCACCTGCCACGCGACCGAGGAGGGAGCCCTCGCCCTGGTCCGGTGCGCACAGCAGCTGGGCCTCACCCTCACCCTCCACGCCGGCCACGTCTCCGGCGTCCTCAACGACACGTTCTACTCGGTGGACCCCGGTGCCCCGGCAACCCTGCTCCTCGGCGACATCGGGGACACGATCAGCCCGGTCGCGCCGGACGTCGCGGCAGAGGGGACGACGGCGTGAGCGGGCCCCTGGGGACGCCGGCGCACGACGGATCCCAGCGGCCCGCGGAGGCGGCCGAGCCGGGCGCCGACCCGTCCCGGCTCGCCGCCTCCCTCCCCCCACAGCCCGACACGACACCCGACCGGCTGCGCCGCCAGATCGAGTTCGTGATGGAAACCGATCGACTCAAGAACGTCTTCCGCCGCAGCCCGCTGCTCGCCGCGGACCGCAGGGAGAACGACGCCGAACACTCCTGGCACCTGGCCCTGCTGACCCTCGTACTCGCCGAGTACGCCGACGAACCGCTCGACGTGGGCCGGGTGCTCGCCCTGGTCGTGGTCCACGACCTCGTGGAGATCTACGCGGGGGACACCTTCGTGTACGACACCGAGGCCCTCGTGGACCAGGAGGCGAGGGAACAGCGGGCGGCGGAGCAGCTCTTCTCCCTCCTGCCCGCGGACCAGAGCGCCCGCTTCCGGAGCCTCTGGGACGAGTTCGAGGCCCGGGTCACCCCCGAGGCACGGTTCGCCAAGGCCATGGACCGCCTCCAGCCGCTGCTGCTCAACTACGGCAATCGAGGCGGCACATGGCGTACGCCAGGAGTCACCGCGAACGACGTCCTCGCCCGCAAGTCCCTCATCAAGGACGCCTCCGCGGACCTGTGGCGATACGCGCAGTCACTCATCCACGCGGGAGCCGCCCACGGCTGGGTCCCGCGCTCCGCCTCCGACACCTGATCCCCGTCGAACGACGAGAAAGACCCATGCGAGCCACATTCATCCACGCACCCGGTGACGTCCGGGTGGAGAACGTCCCCGACCCCGTGCCCCTCCATCCCACCGACGCGGTGATCCGGGTCCTGGTCACCTGCGTGTGCGGCTCCGACCTGTGGGAATACCGGGGCATCCGTCCCATCGGCGCACCGCACCCGATCGGCCACGAGTACGTCGGTGTCGTCGAGGAGACGGGAAGGGCGGTGCGGACCCTCACCCCGGGCCAGTTCGTGATCGGTTCGTTCTTCGCCTCGGACAACACCTGCGAAACCTGCCGCAACGGATACCAGACGTCCTGCCCGCAGCGGGAGTTCATCGACGGCAGCCAGGCCGAGTACGTCCGGATCCCCTGGGCCGACGGCACCCTGGTGGCCCTCGACGGTCCGCCGGCCGAGCACTCCCTCCCCAGTCTGCTCGCCCTCTCCGACGTGGCGGGCACCGGCTGGTACGCGGCGGTGGCGGGTGGCGTCCTGCCCGGTGCCACCGTGGCGGTCGTCGGCGACGGGGCGGTCGGCCTGTCCGCCGTGCTCGCCGCGAGGGAACTCGGCGCGGAGAGGATCATCGTCATGAGCCGCCACGTCCCCCGTCGGCAACTGGCGCTGGAGTTCGGAGCCACCGACATCGTGACCGAGCGGGGCCCCGAGGCCGCGTCCCACGTCCGGGAGCTCACCGGGGGAATCGGCGCCGACTCGGTGCTCGAGTGCGTCGGCACCCCCGAGTCGGTGCGGCAGGCCCTGCACTGCGCCCGCCCCGGCGGTGCGGTCGGCATGGTCGGGGTCCCCCACGGGGTGCGGATCGACGGACGGGAGCTGTACGACTCGCACGTGGCGGTGCGGGGCGGCCCGGCCCCCGTGCGCCGCTTCCTGCCCGACCTGATCGCATCGGTGGTGAACGGCCGCATCGACCCGGGCCGGGTCTTCGACCTCACCCTCCCCCTCGACCGGGTCGCCGAGGGCTACCGCGCCATGGACGAGCGCCGCGCCATCAAGGCGCTGCTGCGCCCCTGACGCGTCCGCCCCGGCCCGTCCGACGCCCCGGTCCGTCCGACGCCCCGACCCCGCCCGGCTGCCCGGGGCGGTCCTGCCGGGCCACCCCGAACGCCTCGGACGGCAGTGGCCGTGCTTCCTGTGGCGTTCCCGTCGGATCGGCCCGGACCGGCTCCCGCCCACGGCCGGGGGAAACGGCCGGGGGAACGGGACCCCGGCCGTGGCGGCCCCGAAGGACGGCTTCCACGTGCTGCGGCACCCCTGTGCACCGATCGTGCCGGCGGCCGGGGAGTCCGGCGTGACCTCGGTGCGGTGGCCCGGGCGCTCCTCACCCGCGATCACCCTCGGTTACTATGCTCACTTCGTGCCGGAGGCCGGAAGCAAGGGGCGCGCCGCCGTCGGCGGACTGCCCGGGAAGCAGGGGGAACCGCATGCCGGCCGGACCCCCCGAGCGCCCCCGGGCCGTCGACGGGTGGTTCCCGCTGCTGTGCTCCTCCAAGTCGGTGGTGGATTACAAGGCTGAAGAAACGGGTGGCCTGGGAAAATGTTGAAAGAGGTCACCGCGACCCGCTACATCACGCCCCTGCGTGAGGGCGGCTCGCTGCCGGGGCTCGTCGAGGCCGACGATTTCGGGACGTACGTCATGAAGTTCACCGGCGCCGGGCAGGGCCGCAAGACGCTGGTCGCCGAGGTCGTCTGCGGCGAACTGGCCCGGCGGCTCGGCTTCCGGACGCCCCGGCTGGTCACCGTGGGGCTGGACCCCGTGCTCGGACTCGGCGAGCCCGATCCGCAGGTGCAGGAGCTGCTGCGGTCCAGCGGGGGCGCCAACCTCGGCATGGACTTCCTCTCCGGCGCCCTCGGCTACGACCCGCTCGCCTTCCCGGTGGGCCGCGAGGAGGCCGGGCGGATCGTCTGGTTCGACGCGCTGGTCAACAACGTCGACCGGTCCTGGCGCAACCCCAACCTGCTGGTGCACCGCGGTGAACTGTGGCTCATCGACCACGGCGCCACGATGATCTGGCAGCACAACTGGCCCTCCGCCGAAACCTCCGCCGCCCGCCCCTACGACGCCTGCGACCACGCCCTCGCCCGGTTCGCCCCGGACGTCGCCTCGGCCGCGGCCGACCTGGCCCCCCGGGTCACCGAGGACCTCCTCGCCGAGGTCACCGCCGAGATCCCCGACGCCTGGCTGGCCGGCGAGCCCGGCTTCACCGACCCGGACGACCTCCGCCGGGCCTACGCGCGGCCCCTGCTCGCCCGGGCGGCCGGCATCCACGAACGCATCACCGGGATCGAGGAGGGCAAATGAGTGAGCACCACATCCACATGGCCGGCCATGTGACCGAACGCCACATCACCCGGGCGGGCCAGGGCGGCGACCGTGACGTGTTCGAGTACGCCCTGCTGCGGGTCGTCCCCCGGGTGGAGCGCGGTGAGTGCATCAACGCCGGCGTGGTCGTCTACTGCCGCGCCCAGGCCTACGTCGGGGCGCGCACCCACCTGGACGCGCCCCGGCTGCTCGCCCTCGACCCGGACGCCGACGTCGCCGGGGTGCGGGCCGCGCTCGGGGCCGTCGAGCGCGTGTGCGCCGGCGGGGAGGCGGCCGGGCCCGCGGCCCGCGACGACGCCGGCCGGCGCTTCCGCTGGCTCATCGCGCCCCGCTCCACCGTCGTGCAGCCCGGCCCCGTCCACACCGGCCTGACCACCGATCCGGCCGCCGAGACCGAGCGCCTGCTGGACCTCCTGGTGAGGTAATGGATCACACCATCCGGGCGCGCCGTTGACACCGGGTGCCAGGACTTCTAGCGTCACGGGTACCGAAGGTACTAAGCGGTCGCTCACCGCATTAAGATTCTCTCAAGGACGAGGAGAAGCAGCAATGTCCACCACCGAACAGCGGGTCGCGGTCGTCACCGGCGCGGCGCGCGGCATCGGCGCCGCCACCGCCGTACGACTGGCGGCCGAGGGCCGCGCGGTCGCCGTCATCGACCTCGACGAGACCGCCTGCAAGGACACCGTCGAGAAGATCACCGCGGCCGGCGGCAAGGCGATCGCGGTCGGCGCCGACGTCTCCGACGAGGCACAGGTCGAGGCCGCCGTCGCCCGGATCACCGAGGAGCTGGGCGCCCCGACGATCCTGGTGAACAACGCGGGCGTGCTGCGCGACAACCTGCTGTTCAAGATGAGCGTCTCCGACTGGGACACCGTCATGAACGTGCACCTGCGCGGTTCCTTCCTGATGACCAAGGCCGTCCAGAAGCACATGGTCGACGCGGGCTTCGGCCGGATCGTCAACCTCTCCTCCTCCTCCGCGCTCGGCAACCGCGGCCAGGTCAACTACTCGGCCGCCAAGGCCGGCCTGCAGGGCTTCACCAAGACCCTCGCCATCGAGCTGGGCAAGTTCGGCGTCACCGCCAACGCCGTCGCCCCCGGCTTCATCGCCACCGAGATGACCAAGGCCACCGCCGACCGCGTCGGCATGGGCTTCGAGGACTTCAAGAAGGCCGCCGCCACCCAGATCCCGGTGCAGCGCGTCGGCGAGCCCGAGGACATCGCCAACGCCATCGCCTTCTTCACCGGCGAGGCGGCCGGCTTCGTCTCCGGCCAGGTGCTGTACGTCGCCGGCGGACCGCTCAACTAGGCACTCGGGAAACGCGGAGAACACGGACATGACTGAACTCCCGGAGCTGTCCGGCAAGGTCGCCCTGATCACGGGCGCCAGCCGGGGCATCGGCTACGGCGTGGCCGAGGCGCTCGTGGCGCGCGGCGACCGCCTGTGCATCACCGGCCGCAACGAGGACGCCCTGAAGGAGGCCGTCGAGAAGCTCGGTTCCGACCGTGTCATCGGCGTCGCCGGCAAGGCGCACGACCTCGCCCACCAGGCCGAGGCCGTCGGGCGCGCCATGGAGGCCTTCGGCCGCATCGACTTCCTGGTCAACAACGCCGGCACCAACCCGGTGTTCGGGCCGATGGCCGACCTCGACCTGGAGGTGGCGCGCAAGGTCTTCGAGACCAACGTGATCTCCGCGCTCGGCTTCGCGCAGAAGGCCTGGCACGCCTGGCAGAAGGACAACGGCGGCGCCATCGTCAACATCGCCTCGGTGGCGGGCATCGCGCCCTCGCCGTTCATCGGCGCCTACGGCGTCAGCAAGGCCGCGATGATCAACCTGACCCAGCAGCTGGCGCACGAGTTCGCGCCGAAGGCGCGGGTCAACGCGATCGCCCCGGCCGTCGTGAAGACGAAGTTCGCCCAGGCGCTGTACGAGGGCCGGGAGGCCGAGGCGGCCGCCGCCTACCCGCTCGGCCGGCTCGGCGTGCCCTCCGACATCGGCGGGGCCGCCGCGTTCCTCACCTCCGAGCAGTCCGACTGGGTCACCGGCCAGACGCTCGTCGTGGACGGCGGGATCTTCCTCAACGCCGGCGTGGGCTGACCCGCGGGTGGCCGGGACGGGCCGGTCGGCACGGGCCGGCGGTTCCCTTTCCGGCCGCCCGGCCGTCTGCTCCGGGTGCCGTGTCCCAGCGAACGGCACCCGGAGCACCGCCCGGGGAGCGCGCGGCGGAATGACAACGTCGTCATGGCGCAATCGATCAAAAAGCCCTGTTCCAGGGGAGGTTCGCAGGGCCGGACGCTGCGGTAT
This is a stretch of genomic DNA from Streptomyces sp. TG1A-8. It encodes these proteins:
- a CDS encoding thioesterase II family protein; protein product: MPSARLRLVCLPHAGGSAGFFGDWSAGLAPDVELWAIQYPGRENRIGEPFIAEMDVLAQSVADELHPHAGTPTVIFGHSMGAALGFEVARRLTTPGEQHAMRHLVVSGCAAPHRLRPFPGQEGAHLLDDERLVAMLGSLGAGGTHLLDDPDLREVLLPPVRNDYRLVQSYTGRRDPALPIGITAFAGRQDAAVSIDELDAWAEVTDGRCTVRSFPGGHFYLTERRDEVLGALNDVLDGLG
- a CDS encoding cytochrome P450: MYTPIDLSDPLLYRDADPEPIWARLRAEHPVYRNRRQNGEYFWAVMTHRFCTEMLTDPDVFGSANGMRLDSDPRVLAAATGKMLNVTDPPRHDKIRKVVSSAFTPRTVDRLESNMRKTAARAIDGAITEGGCEFTRVAQQLPVSVICDMLGVPPHDWDFMVERTRFAWSSTALDEADEARKVQAHTEILCYFQDLAELRRRDPQDDLMSALVHGEIDGVPLTDQEIFYNCDALVSGGNETTRHATVGGLLALIENPDQWHRLRVDPAVMPSAIQEVVRYTSPVMHALRTARVDVELGGQRIRAGDHVVAWLPSANRDDEVFTEPERFLVDRSPNRHLSFLQGNHYCIGSALAKLELTVMFDELVRRVEAAEKAGPVRRLRSNLLWGFDSLPVKFTPRS
- a CDS encoding HD family hydrolase, whose amino-acid sequence is MSGPLGTPAHDGSQRPAEAAEPGADPSRLAASLPPQPDTTPDRLRRQIEFVMETDRLKNVFRRSPLLAADRRENDAEHSWHLALLTLVLAEYADEPLDVGRVLALVVVHDLVEIYAGDTFVYDTEALVDQEAREQRAAEQLFSLLPADQSARFRSLWDEFEARVTPEARFAKAMDRLQPLLLNYGNRGGTWRTPGVTANDVLARKSLIKDASADLWRYAQSLIHAGAAHGWVPRSASDT
- a CDS encoding zinc-dependent alcohol dehydrogenase family protein, which translates into the protein MRATFIHAPGDVRVENVPDPVPLHPTDAVIRVLVTCVCGSDLWEYRGIRPIGAPHPIGHEYVGVVEETGRAVRTLTPGQFVIGSFFASDNTCETCRNGYQTSCPQREFIDGSQAEYVRIPWADGTLVALDGPPAEHSLPSLLALSDVAGTGWYAAVAGGVLPGATVAVVGDGAVGLSAVLAARELGAERIIVMSRHVPRRQLALEFGATDIVTERGPEAASHVRELTGGIGADSVLECVGTPESVRQALHCARPGGAVGMVGVPHGVRIDGRELYDSHVAVRGGPAPVRRFLPDLIASVVNGRIDPGRVFDLTLPLDRVAEGYRAMDERRAIKALLRP
- a CDS encoding HipA family kinase; its protein translation is MLKEVTATRYITPLREGGSLPGLVEADDFGTYVMKFTGAGQGRKTLVAEVVCGELARRLGFRTPRLVTVGLDPVLGLGEPDPQVQELLRSSGGANLGMDFLSGALGYDPLAFPVGREEAGRIVWFDALVNNVDRSWRNPNLLVHRGELWLIDHGATMIWQHNWPSAETSAARPYDACDHALARFAPDVASAAADLAPRVTEDLLAEVTAEIPDAWLAGEPGFTDPDDLRRAYARPLLARAAGIHERITGIEEGK
- a CDS encoding DUF3037 domain-containing protein; the encoded protein is MSEHHIHMAGHVTERHITRAGQGGDRDVFEYALLRVVPRVERGECINAGVVVYCRAQAYVGARTHLDAPRLLALDPDADVAGVRAALGAVERVCAGGEAAGPAARDDAGRRFRWLIAPRSTVVQPGPVHTGLTTDPAAETERLLDLLVR
- the fabG gene encoding 3-oxoacyl-ACP reductase FabG encodes the protein MSTTEQRVAVVTGAARGIGAATAVRLAAEGRAVAVIDLDETACKDTVEKITAAGGKAIAVGADVSDEAQVEAAVARITEELGAPTILVNNAGVLRDNLLFKMSVSDWDTVMNVHLRGSFLMTKAVQKHMVDAGFGRIVNLSSSSALGNRGQVNYSAAKAGLQGFTKTLAIELGKFGVTANAVAPGFIATEMTKATADRVGMGFEDFKKAAATQIPVQRVGEPEDIANAIAFFTGEAAGFVSGQVLYVAGGPLN
- a CDS encoding SDR family oxidoreductase — its product is MTELPELSGKVALITGASRGIGYGVAEALVARGDRLCITGRNEDALKEAVEKLGSDRVIGVAGKAHDLAHQAEAVGRAMEAFGRIDFLVNNAGTNPVFGPMADLDLEVARKVFETNVISALGFAQKAWHAWQKDNGGAIVNIASVAGIAPSPFIGAYGVSKAAMINLTQQLAHEFAPKARVNAIAPAVVKTKFAQALYEGREAEAAAAYPLGRLGVPSDIGGAAAFLTSEQSDWVTGQTLVVDGGIFLNAGVG